GCATCAGTCATCCTTTGTTGAGTTTTACTGGGGGTACAGGATGTTTAAGGGAAAAAGCATTTTTGAAAAATAGGCCCCCGTACTCAACATTTTCTTTGGCGCAGGATTTTCTTGGGATGTAATGGAGGAGCTCCTTAGAATTCTGTTTCATGCCTGTGACGAGCTTCCTCTTCTTGCTTTCAAGAAGAGTCACTCTAATCCCCAATGGCATCGTCATCCCTCATTTTCCTCGggcattttttcctttttcattcctCATGACCTTTTCCCAGCCTCAAATTCAGACATGTTTCAAGGTAGAAACATTACTGACCTCATGGCAGAGGCTGCAGAAAATATGGAGAAGGCACACTCCTACTCCTGCTCCAGCTCTGGCTGTATATAACTAGGCAAACAATGCGAACAATGGTGCCCCAGTTGGAGCTAATTCATCAAGCTATGAGTTATCATCATCACTCAATCTTATAATGGCTTATACTGTTTacgtttaaataaaaataaattctataTCACTGCAGGATGATGAGGATTTCCTGGATTCCTTGCTGAACTTCAACGACGAGTTTGAGTGATAGCCATCGCCGCAGCTGTCTGAATCATTTACTTCAAGCTTCAATAAAACAGTTAACTTTAGATATAAAGTTTCGAACCTATCTATAATATCTAGTTTTAGTTTGGTTTAAATAAGATGCTTGGACATGGGTTtacaatttgtttttaatttggttatgtaatgttgtgactatttcTCTCTTTATATATGCTTGTCATTATCTATGTTTTAAATTGGTATACTTGATTTGACAACTAGGAATAGCTATTGTTACTATAGCATATTCCACATGAAATTATAATGTATTAAAACTATATTTGACCATCTGGTGATATTTGATAATGACctatatttgaataattaataGGTCGTATAATATGGATTGGTTTGACTTGATTTGCTAACGCACTTAGGTTTATGAAATGATATGTTTAATAATTAGCCATTGAATTAGATGTATACAAAAGAATGAGATGAAATATGTGATtgttatatgaaataaaatatatttgattatattttagGTATTCGAATGCCATGAATAGATGGACATatgctttgaacattgaatttATGAAGCATAAGAAACATGATATGGATATATATTAGTTGGTACCAATATTTGAATAAGTAAATGGTAATGACTTGGTTGAGTTTCAGAGCATGGTTTGTAATGCGAATTTGGTTTATGTGATTGAGTGAATTATGGCTACTTGGTTCGTGAATGAttcatgatttatttaattggatatgtgatatatatatgtaatgactTGACATTTATGAATGATTGGCGAGATGTTATTTGAGCTTGAGAACTTTGATAAAGaagttgataaaattttatacatgaattgTAATTAATAAGTGATTGTtcggaaatattttttttattcggtAACACCTCGTAACcttaatccggcgacggatacgagatAGGAGTTTTACATTTccaaattatctttttttttaaattaatacattttatggaTAAAAAAATTGACACATTTTCATATGTATTCAAGGATAAGATAGAAccactaattgttattaaaaattGTGCCCAAAAGTTTTAAAAACTCTGGTAAACGAGAATACAAATTTAACAAACAAATATGCTTTTCAAATATGTAAGTTAAAGCTCCctcaataaaaaataaacctCTGAATAAAAagtgaatatgaaaataatagaaCTTAGAATATTCCCTTTTGACATTTGGAACTTGTCTCTCATTGTAGAATGACAAACTAAAAATATTGTGGGTTTTAATAGTTGAGTATGAGATTCATCTCTTTTAGACACAAATTTAGTAGCTGTTATGTTAGGCTGGGGAATCCCTCCCAGGATCCATCTTTGACCCTTCTTAAAATGCGTGTGGCTAAGGAAAGAGGGATCTTTACTGGGATCCATCCCTTAATAGAActccataaaataattaaattttaaatggtttttcaTTAGGGACATATATGAGTGTTAAGTAAAGGTGTTTTtgatactttaaaaatatttaatggaaTTTACACAAATGATTTGGTgagtatttatgaaaaattaattttaaatattgttatattataaatttgataaattaaaacaatcaaaatgtaacattttattatttaattgacgaaatataaaagcacattttattaaattagaaattttttattatctttttattgtttattacACAAAAGTTTAAGATTATAGGGTTTTGttttactaataaattaatttcatatatagATTTTATCAAATAAACAATCTGAAAATGGGGTGGAGGCTTCCTTTTAATCAAAATGATGGGGACaaagaataaatatatatttatatatttatttcattaaaatgcgctataccaaaataataaatggtatttcaattaaaatgtaatataataatattaattttacttattttatgtaataaataaatataatagaaatgTTGCTTCACTGAATATATTTGTCatacatattaattaaattaatttgtttaaatgttagttttcaataataaaatttaaaagcctAATTTATAGTTTGTGTTGTTTGAAATTCATCTTTATGTTTACAGCTTTAAGCTTTTGATGAGCAATGTTAGTTTAATCCTTATAATCAAATGACAACATCtgtcatataatatatatactttcttattatataaataattaaaattttaattaaaaattcacacATCAAGCCAACAGATTTTGTTCCTTTTTTCAATGTTGGCTTCCAGAAAATGACCAAGAGCCTTCAAGATTCTCATTTTCGTGTCAATCTGTAATGGTAGATGTTAGACATGACACAATAGACCTTCATTGCCAAAATAAATCAACACTATACGATTGTTGATTTGTCAGCCATGCCTTAAATAAATCTTGTAAttctatatttaatattaatatacacACAAATAATCAGCAGGGAACAAGCAATGGACAATGTCAACACAAGCATCCACCAAATCTTACCGAATACCACAACAATCCAATagcttaaattataaacaaattaaaacctTCTTTCTTAGAAATCATATGTTTGTATcaataacacaaattactaatttgaaaagaaaaaaaaacataataacaattttaacaatATTTCTTGAACACATGACATTTTATATGTATCCTTACCTTATGTTGTGCCTTGTTCTCATTGATCTTTGATGATCTCGTACATTATTACGAGCCTTCATCGGAACTTTTATATCATGTTGACGCAAATCCACGACTAGGTCTACAAAAGCATTTAAAATGAATTTGTAACACTTCTTGTCGTTCAAGTTCAAGTAACAAAACACAAGCTCTTCCATGAAATCCCAATCAATACCGGAATTATGTTTCAGCCTCATTTCCACCATATCTTGCATTGAACGTCGAAAATCATCATACGGGTTTGGAGAATACGTTAACACCGCGATGCACTCATTCGGAATATTGCTCAGTGACTTGACAGTGACCCCATCACCCCCGATGGTGCCATTGCTGTTAGAACCGTTGGCAGCGGTAGTATTATCGATTGAAGCTGACGACTTTGACGTTGAACCCAGCTCCTCAGACATTGACTTGGTCCCAGCACTGCTGCGAGCCTCGTCAACAAGCGAACCCGACGACCCCGTCGACACAAAGAACCTGTTCGAGCCACAAAGATCAGAGGGAAGATCAATAAACCTTGGAGAATCAAGGAAGATGCCACGGGTGCCTTTTACTTCATCATCTTCTAATCTAACGTCACTTCTCTTTTCATTAATTTCGCCGTAGTCTTCAATATACAGTGACTTGAAATTCTCGAAGAGGAAACGATCAACATCAGCAAGTGTCGCCGCAACATCATTATTATCATCGCTGTTCCCTTGATGACCATGATTTTCGGCAAGGTTGACTGCAAAAGATAGGGTTTTGGTGTGTTTGCATCGGATCCATTTCTTGGAAGAAGAGAGTGAGTTTGGAGGAAGGAATTGAATATTTGGGGAAGTTTTTTTGATCTTGGAGACGTAATCCTGGAGAGATTTTTGAAGCTTCTTGgacatatttttttttccaagCTCTTTGGTTTATCAAAGTATAAAAAAGCATAAGAATAAACAGGTTCAGGTTGggttattataataatatttacaaagcAAATAGAAACAAATGCTTTGAAAACTTACCTTGTGTAGCTCATCAAATTTGGGTAAGATTTGACAAATATGGTTTGCTATTAAATAGTGGAAAAGATTTACTTAATGGAGGCCAGATTTTCAATGGAAATGTgaaaaatatttggtaagatttgggTTGCTGTTAAATCATGGAAAGATTTACTTTATTTAGGATACATTTTCGGATGCTAATATTAAAAGCATTTAATTTATTAGGTTGTTTTTAATTTGGCAGATTTTATGGAAAGTAATATTTAAATAGagattttaaaattgtatttattCAGAGGTTTCGTTCTGGTATATTAATGTATGGGGTTATTTGTTTTGACCATTAATGaatttatacattaaattttacagttttcatgatttctattttaatttaacgttcagagtttaaggtttaaggtttaaggattaaaatttatttaattattttcaccTCAAAACATGATTTAACGTTcagagtttaaggtttaaggtttaaggattaaaatttatttaattatttttcacctCAAAACATGAGAAATACAACTAAAATAATTAGCACTTAATAAACATACTGGAGCTACATTATTATCCGCCTTATTTACTTGTCTATGTGTCCATTAATGAATTTaagaaatgaaacaaaagaaGTATGGCCTTTAACCTAAGCTGATCAATGAACGTGGGTTTTGAAATAGGGGTTatactttattttgatttatattagTCATTATAGATAAATTTACCATTAACGTTTATGTTATTGAAAATAGCtactaaactttaaattttaattaattttttcataattttactttttaaataaaatattacttttaaatatttatcttaatgatttgaaaaaataatgaaaaaatattattttaattattttattttaacaaccAGCATTAAGTTATTTAATGGAAGAAagacttgaaaatttttaaaaatatataaaaagaatatctttttataaataacagtttttattaatatttaatattatgttaattaattgtttttaattatttaaacgaaatatatttattatatatttgaggAGTTCATTGTTCATATTCTGACCAATCAGTAAGACGATTTGAGGAGGCGTGTGCTTGGGATGCTATGGGTATTTGGTTTAACCAGAATGTATTGGTTTGGAAGCATATCTCTATGACGATAGACCAGCTTGTGCTTTATGTTGATGAATTCATACATTGTTGGTTGGGCCGCATACGGTTCACATCTCTCAATCGGTTAAGTGTCTAGGGATTGAGGGAGGTGATGATTGGGAGGAAGCCGtctaatggcatgctcaaacgtAATGTTGATGATGCTACTTTTGTTGATAATGAACATGTGGGATGGGTTGCTGTTGTGCACAATGATGTAGGAGGCTTTATAAGATGTATTTTGGGTTTCATGAACAGCTCTTCTGATCCTtttatggctgaaattttgactGTGCGTGAGGCTCTTTTTTGGCTTAGGTCGTTGCACTTGGATGGTGTTATCATGAAAATTGGTAGCAAACGTCTCTGGCAAGTGGTTTATTCGAGGTCTATAGATACTTCGAATtcaagattattattaaaaaattgtgtTGCTATTGCCTTCAGATTTCAATCTTTCAACCTCCATTGGGTTCGAAAGGATGTTAATAAGGTTGCTCATGCATTGTTATCCCTCTTATATTGTTGGTATTGTAAGCGCCGAGAGATTGGCTAATATGAATGTTAATGAGGGGAGTTAGGCTCGAGCGTATTGGGTAAGCTTAATGGTTTGGACTTAAGTGCCCCTCTTGTTTTTTCCTTCATTGTTTTGtcctattattattttaatgaagttgtcttttcttgaaaaaaaaaacttgattaaattcaatttaagttaatttaaactaaaattgaatagtaaaatttaataataaaaaatcaaactttAGTTTCATAATTCAATCATACAAAAGTGAAGtgacaaaattcaatataaaattaaaataaagtggTAAATTTATCTTTAGTTTAAAAGTGCAATGATAAGTatcaataaaactaaaatataatagcAAGTTTCATTTACTATCTAAAGTAGTGacaaatttacatattaaatgTGACTCACTTAACACTTATCACATGTCAAGAATTTAGCTCTATTGTCGTGCTCCCTTATGCTCAAGACTTATGCCTACACGTGCCAAAACTCAATGTTTAAATATTCTACGAAATACATGCACGAGAAAGCCTCTAGGCACTCTAATATACCAAATACAAGAGTTAGTAACTTAGTATGCTAAGAAGGAGAAGGCTATAAGCTCATATTACTTAACACAACTTATGTACACCTGAGCTTTTCCATTGGTGGGTGCCTCCCATTTATAGGCCAAACCCCATATAGGATCCACTAATTAATGATACAACAAATGCATGATCAAAATATACTAGCCAATTAATATCTAGTTTAAGACTATGGTTGAGGTGGTGGAAGTACCCTAAAGGCTTTCATTGAGTCAGCAAGGCATCCCCTACATCTTTTATAGGCCTCCCTAGGATTGGACCAATACAATATTTAATTTCACACCTACGATGTTTTGTAATGTTTTAGTGCTCACTTGTGTGTTCCAACACTCACCACAAGTTTCTAAACTTGTCCTGCACTTTTAGTACTCGCGTGCATTGGGGACATCCGAACCCTTTGTTCTCAAAGTATCTTAAAAGTGATTCGAAGGCTTCAAAAGCCTACCAACCCACTAACTGCACTCAGAGGACCTTCACCCTTGGAGACTTTCAAAGTCACTAGGCCAAATCTCTTTGCATGCACAATTGCCACCATAGTCGCATGTATAAGTATTGCCTCCAACACTTATGATGCAATCGGGCCCCATGAGTTATCAAATGCGAATGATGTTTCCctcgagctgcctaaaggacctattaCCAGAGCTAGGGCTAAGAAGTTTAAAGACACAATTTCAGCTTTGGTTGATCGGGTTTGGGGTGAATTCGTGGCCAGTCTACTTGAAAACTCATGGACCAGCAAAATGAGCAAACCGTGCACTTTACTTCAAGCTCTTCCAGCTTAATTTTTAACAAGCTCGTTTTtagcttattcatttttttttgaaataattaattaaattgtcttAGTTGCTGTTAAGTTTAATTTGAGTCTTAGTTAAATATTTCttggttcagccgaattaatgtgtgagatttaagctaagtaaatttgttgaatttgctaggacaATGTACATGGACGGCAAAAAAGAGGTGGACTGCAACATGCATAAAAGCCGAATTAATGTGGAGGTGAATGGCATGAAattaaggaagcatttgaccaacatcatgaaTAATTTGTGGAACAAattaaggaagcatttgaccaacatcatgcataattcatggaagaatttgaggaagcatttgaccaacatcatgcataattcatggaagaatttaaggaagtatttggccaacatcatgcataatttaaggaacaaattgaggaagcaccatggccgaatttggcttccaattttacccattcggctacccttttgttttgcctataaatttgttaaatttcattgtaagggggaagaaccttgaattaatgtttttatattttgtgagattgtttacaactctcattgttctccaaagactcgtttgacttatcaagtaacccttgtggcgtcaacccattcttcttatccgaacttatcactttgcatccaaagtgtggcgttcaagttataccgaggttcctatcatctttgatagtgggtcaatgttccattttattcgttttccatccatacaacatttaacctttcctaagtattcgtataagtcccgggtcaacacacttatattgtgttggttcaacttgaatacttggttttcattcacctatcatcctcaatcacttcataaccccttttgaactaaatttgagcctttatcccttctttcttaacctatcttcgacaaaccttgatattactctaattcacgatcgggtacattaacgactcgactctcatcaccgaggccggggcgtatcatctggtatcagagtcagccgaatcggagtaagaatcatcatctttgatattatggttttgtaaaaaaaaaatcaaaaaaaaaattttacggTCTAggcgcggacgaaaagaacgtgaaagatctgtataaaaaaatcaaaaaaaaaaaattttgcctACGGTCTAggcgcggacgaaaagaacgtgaaagatccgtaaaaaaaaaagagtctggaaacccttcaacaattttttttgaatcataatctacactcctttatacccctttgagtgaattttcacgttttcaaaaaaaaaaattatccagtttattattttttctttcttcttttgtattcggtattaaaaaaaagagaaattcaaaaaaaaaatcagaatttaaaaaaaaagtgattgaaattcattttaagttttgtttgatagcctaccatttccgGCATCATTGCCCACCAAGCCAActcaattttgtaagccgacgaCAAACGGTATTGATTCGTCTATCTAGTTTGCGGAGAACTTCGAGAGGCGAaaatcgagtggtaaaaggcaa
The genomic region above belongs to Gossypium hirsutum isolate 1008001.06 chromosome D05, Gossypium_hirsutum_v2.1, whole genome shotgun sequence and contains:
- the LOC107903243 gene encoding transcription repressor OFP14, translating into MSKKLQKSLQDYVSKIKKTSPNIQFLPPNSLSSSKKWIRCKHTKTLSFAVNLAENHGHQGNSDDNNDVAATLADVDRFLFENFKSLYIEDYGEINEKRSDVRLEDDEVKGTRGIFLDSPRFIDLPSDLCGSNRFFVSTGSSGSLVDEARSSAGTKSMSEELGSTSKSSASIDNTTAANGSNSNGTIGGDGVTVKSLSNIPNECIAVLTYSPNPYDDFRRSMQDMVEMRLKHNSGIDWDFMEELVFCYLNLNDKKCYKFILNAFVDLVVDLRQHDIKVPMKARNNVRDHQRSMRTRHNIR